A single region of the Denticeps clupeoides chromosome 18, fDenClu1.1, whole genome shotgun sequence genome encodes:
- the f8 gene encoding coagulation factor VIII, translated as MFSALLLLLLRAAEDAWATPQTQEFFIGAMEVAWDYAEPAAPSHRAAGPLGSKFTKAVYREFTDSTFTAQKAPPPWAGIQGPTIRAQVNDKIVVHFKNFASHPFSISPIGIPYWKQSEGAGYEDSTDDPEKGDDAVAPGGYYRYVWDVQPHSGPTATDPECLTYSYSSQVDVVRDFNSGLVGALLICKSGVLADRGRRKAPEFILLFAVFNENKSWYRTVERTGSKLRKSETSEFHTINGHVNSTLPGLSLCQSYEDISWHLIGLGSSSEIHSIQFEEHTLEVMNHRKVFLEMAPMTFTMALMKPLSVGKFLISCRIHYHQAAAMTARFSVENCPQPAPGPNVRKVKQPADEDSEYEDGDEGGPFSIQVIKPKGSVSILRSPSQKKPKLRVHYIAAEEMSWDYAPDVVKGSRLSTSDYLKKGPDRLGKVYKKVVYVEYTDKTFTKRKPAKSPSVRLMGPVLRAETEDKFQIIFKNLASRPFNIYPNGLTSISSLQQKGPATEDLKDLSSLAIQPGQSFVYLWKLTPEDGPAEADPRCLTRLYQSAVDPERDLASGLIGPLIICKRGSLDSTGRVVTSDKEKHLIFAIFDENKSWYIDENIQKYSQDPNKVNKTDPDFYNSNMMYSVNGLMFSNLKFEACTGEVIFWHLATVGAESRFLSVYFTGNPFERDKVYDTVLTLFPMTGETVATEMETIGEWDISAFDSDFKSRGMSVRYSVYSCERELSLVDREDYDELSDYIADNVPAVRGARGKNRTLAVRVCRKNHTSTENPTTRRPLCEIKHISVATDEDRDALSEGGIPQDILDELDAEMNGSPSERQRRSVEQELYRSDSEVIAGPKSPSANVDANISKSDPAKSSNSTAYGKKSAKHQTQAPYVKEKKASFFKNIVRTREEGSGDRAQQNRSRRETFNKMKHMMDDRKLLEPLSENDVLKDSSLEADQMQESLDYAYVYPDKFASYPEFIDDPSNSSGNQSGPGGAFSFEDDEYGAGAGNDEAFNPRTTKTKFRVYYIAAEEIVWDYGIKKPHQLIRPREMRLGMRKYLPEYKKVVFRAYQASDFLEPVNRGEINEHLGIMGPVLKAEVNDVLTVVFRNKASRPYSLHLQGIYDKYQGDGSQADEAPGKPVPPGEERVYNWRLSKRQGPSQKDFDCKAGAYYSDLNKEKDINSGLIGPLLICKTGTLDPRIQVQQGVQDFFLLFSVFDERKSWYLRENMDMFCTPPCEARTDDAWFEISNKFSAINGYVAETLPGLAVAQYQTVRWHLLNMGSGGEFHAVHFHGLPFNVRKDQEHRRGIFNLYPGVFGTVEMRPTMLGTWLVECTIGEYQLSGMRAKLLVYNPKCVQPLGMQSGRIADNQITASDHYGGWGPSLARLHLSGSINAWIGKSTESWIQVDLLGAMIIHGIQTQGARTSMGLKEIFTLYYTLSYSLDNELWKTYRGNSTKPARIFKGNMDGSKIKENALSPPIIGRYLRVHPVAFQKFPTLRLEFLGCDMNSCSMPMGMQSKVIPNQSITASSFLEKWFLAWTPPLARLHQEGSANAWRPKTNNPHEWIQVDFLAVKRVTGIVTQGARAVLTPMMVTEFSVSTSDNGHSWTSVQEKGARGEKIFEGNGEHDQEMVNLFDPPLFARYVRVHPKGWANDIALRLEFLGCDTQQRL; from the exons ATGTTCTCAGCgctgcttctcctcctgctccgggCGGCCGAGGATGCGTGGGCCACGCCGCAGACGCAGGAGTTCTTCATCGGTGCCATGGAGGTGGCCTGGGACTACGCCGAGCCTGCAGCTCCCAGCCACAG GGCTGCTGGACCCCTCGGCTCAAAATTCACCAAGGCGGTTTATAGGGAATTCACAGACTCGACTTTCACCGCCCAAAAAGCGCCTCCTCCATGGGCTG GAATTCAGGGTCCGACAATCAGGGCCCAAGTGAACGACAAGATCGTGGTCCACTTCAAAAATTTCGCCTCTCATCCCTTCAGCATCTCCCCCATAGGGATTCCGTACTGGAAGCAGTCTGAAG GCGCGGGATACGAGGATTCAACAGACGACCCGGAGAAGGGAGACGACGCCGTCGCTCCTGGCGGCTACTACAGATACGTGTGGGACGTCCAGCCCCACAGTGGACCCACCGCTACCGACCCCGAGTGCCTCACCTACTCGTACTCGTCCCAGGTGGACGTGGTCAGGGACTTTAACTCTGGCCTCGTCGGCGCCCTGCTGATCTGCAAGTCAG GCGTCCTGGCTGACAGAGGAAGACGGAAGGCTCCGGAATTCATCCTGCTTTTTGCTGTGTTCAATGAAAACAAGAGCTGGTATAGAACAGTGGAGAGGACAGGCAGCAAGTTGAGGAAGAGCGAAACGAGCGAGTTTCACACCATAAACGGACACGTCAACTCAACTTTACCAG GTCTGAGTTTATGTCAGAGTTATGAGGACATTTCCTGGCACCTCATTGGCCTGGGCTCTTCATCCGAGATCCACTCCATCCAGTTTGAAGAGCACACGCTGGAGGTGATGAATCACAGAAAGGTTTTTTTGGAGATGGCACCCATGACCTTCACCATGGCCCTGATGAAGCCGCTGTCAGTCGGGAAATTTCTTATCTCCTGTCGAATCCATTATCATcaagcag CTGCTATGACGGCACGTTTCTCCGTGGAGAATTGTCCCCAGCCAGCACCGGGCCCCAACGTCCGCAAAGTCAAGCAACCGGCGGACGAAGACAGTGAATATGAAGACGGGGATGAAGGAGGGCCGTTCTCAATCCAAGTCATTAAGCCCAAAGGATCGGTGTCCATTCTCAGATCCCCATCACAGAAGAAGCCCAAGTTGCGGGTGCACTACATTGCGGCCGAGGAGATGAGCTGGGACTATGCGCCAGATGTTGTGAAGGGCAGTCG TCTGTCTACATCGGATTATCTGAAGAAGGGTCCAGACCGCTTGGGCAAAGTGTACAAGAAGGTGGTTTACGTGGAGTACACGGACAAGACCTTCACAAAGAGAAAACCTGCAAAGAGCCCGTCCGTTAGACTGATGGGTCCCGTCCTGAGAGCAGAAACCGAGGACAAATTCCAG atCATTTTCAAGAACTTGGCCAGTCGTCCGTTCAACATCTATCCGAATGGCTTGACAAGCATTTCGTCTCTGCAACAAAAAGGCCCAGCTACAG AAGACCTGAAAGATCTCAGCTCTTTGGCCATACAGCCGGGTCAGTCGTTTGTGTACCTGTGGAAACTGACCCCCGAAGACGGCCCTGCCGAGGCCGACCCGCGGTGCCTGACCCGGCTGTACCAGAGCGCCGTGGACCCCGAGAGGGACCTGGCATCGGGGCTCATCGGGCCGCTCATCATCTGCAAGCGGGGCTCTCTGGACTCCACCGGCCGAGTG GTAACATCTGATAAAGAGAAACACttgatttttgccatttttgacGAAAACAAAAGTTGGTATATTGATGAAAACATCCAGAAGTACAGCCAGGACCCCAACAAGGTCAATAAAACTGATCCTGATTTCTACAATTCCAACATGATGTACA GTGTGAACGGCCTCATGTTCAGTAACCTCAAGTTTGAAGCCTGCACGGGCGAAGTTATATTCTGGCACCTGGCAACCGTGGGCGCCGAGAGCCGATTCCTGTCGGTCTACTTCACGGGAAATCCGTTCGAGAGGGACAAAGTGTACGACACGGTGCTTACCCTGTTTCCCATGACGGGTGAGACGGTTGCCACGGAGATGGAGACGATCG GCGAGTGGGACATCAGTGCCTTCGACAGCGACTTTAAGAGTCGAGGGATGAGCGTCCGCTACTCGGTCTACAGCTGCGAAAGGGAGCTCTCCCTGGTGGACCGCGAAGACTACGACGAGCTGAGCGACTACATCGCCGACAACGTGCCGGCGGTGAGGGGAGCTCGCGGGAAGAACCGGACGCTGGCCGTACGGGTGTGCAGGAAGAACCACACGTCGACGGAGAACCCTACCACCAGAAGGCCGCTTTGTGAGATAAAGCATATCTCCGTGGCAACTGACGAAGACCGGGATGCTCTGTCAGAGGGCGGAATTCCGCAGGACATTCTGGACGAGCTGGACGCCGAGATGAATGGAAGTCCGTCAGAACGCCAGAGGCGATCTGTGGAACAGGAACTGTACAGAAGTGACTCAGAAGTGATTGCGGGGCCCAAGTCACCTTCTGCCAACGTCGATGCAAATATCTCAAAATCAGACCCTGCGAAGAGCTCAAACTCAACAGCGTATGGTAAAAAATCGGCAAAACACCAAACCCAAGCCCCATATGTAAAGGAGAAGAAGGCGTCCTTCTTTAAAAACATCGTGCGCACGAGAGAGGAGGGCAGCGGTGACCGAGCCCAGCAGAACAGAAGCAGACGAGAAACCTTCAACAAAATGAAGCACATGATGGATGACAGGAAACTGCTGGAGCCGCTGAGCGAGAACGACGTCCTGAAAGACTCGTCTCTGGAGGCTGACCAGATGCAGGAGAGTCTGGACTACGCCTACGTCTACCCAGATAAATTTGCTTCGTACCCCGAGTTCATCGATGACCCCTCAAACTCTTCTGGGAATCAGTCGGGCCCCGGAGGGGCGTTCTCGTTCGAGGACGACGAGTACGGCGCGGGGGCCGGCAACGACGAGGCCTTCAACCCGAGAACAACCAAGACAAAGTTCCGCGTTTACTACATCGCGGCTGAGGAAATCGTGTGGGACTACGGCATCAAGAAACCGCACCAGCTCATCAGGCCCAG GGAAATGCGATTGGGGATGAGGAAGTATCTCCCAGAGTACAAGAAAGTTGTCTTCCGGGCGTATCAGGCCAGCGACTTCCTGGAGCCTGTCAATCGAGGGGAGATCAACGAGCACCTCGGAATCATGGGTCCGGTCCTGAAAGCCGAAGTTAATGACGTTCTGACG GTTGTTTTCAGGAACAAGGCCTCCAGGCCATACTCTCTACACCTTCAAGGCATTTACGACAAGTACCAGGGAGATGGAAGCCAGGCTGACGAGGCGCCTGGAAAGCCGGTTCCGCCCGGGGAGGAACGTGTGTATAACTGGAGACTTTCCAAGCGACAAGGACCCTCCCAGAAAGACTTTGACTGCAAGGCTGGTGCCTACTACTCCGATCTCAACAAG GAAAAGGACATCAACTCAGGGTTGATTGGACCCCTGCTGATTTGTAAGACCGGGACCCTGGACCCCCGGATCCAGGTGCAGCAGGGCGTACAGGACTTCTTCCTGCTCTTCAGCGTCTTCGATGAGAGAAAGAGCTGGTACCTGAGGGAAAACATGGACATGTTCTGCACCCCCCCCTGCGAGGCCAGGACCGACGATGCCTGGTTTGAGATTAGCAACAAGTTTTCTG CAATTAACGGTTACGTGGCTGAGACACTTCCTGGTCTTGCTGTGGCTCAGTACCAGACAGTCAGATGGCATCTGCTCAACATGGGCAGCGGTGGGGAATTCCATGCTGTACATTTTCACGGACTTCCGTTCAATGTCCGGAAGGACCAAGAACACCGGAGGGGCATCTTTAACCTTTACCCTG GTGTGTTTGGCACCGTGGAGATGAGGCCGACCATGCTGGGCACCTGGCTGGTGGAGTGCACCATCGGAGAATACCAACTGTCTGGGATGAGAGCAAAACTGCTGGTTTACAACCCAA AATGTGTGCAGCCATTAGGGATGCAGTCAGGAAGGATCGCAGACAATCAGATTACAGCATCTGACCACTACG GTGGCTGGGGACCAAGTCTGGCCAGATTACACTTGTCTGGCTCCATCAATGCATGGATTGGGAAAAGTACAGAGTCATGGATCCAG GTGGATCTGTTGGGGGCCATGATCATACATGGAATTCAGACTCAAGGGGCGCGGACCTCCATGGGACTGAAAGAGATCTTTACACTGTACTacaccctgtcctacagcctGGACAACGAGCTGTGGAAAACCTATCGAGGAAATTCCACCAAGCCAGCTCGG ATATTCAAAGGAAACATGGACGGCTCCAAAATAAAGGAAAACGCCCTGTCCCCGCCGATTATTGGCAGATATCTCAGGGTTCATCCGGTAGCTTTTCAAAAGTTCCCCACCCTTCGTCTGGAGTTTTTAGGATGTGACATGAACA GTTGCTCGATGCCAATGGGCATGCAGAGCAAGGTCATTCCCAACCAGAGCATCACAGCGTCATCCTTCCTGGAAAAATGGTTCCTCGCCTGGACCCCCCCTCTCGCCCGTCTCCACCAAGAGGGCAGCGCCAACGCCTGGAGGCCAAAG ACCAACAATCCACACGAGTGGATCCAGGTGGACTTCCTGGCAGTAAAACGGGTGACTGGCATCGTCACGCAGGGAGCCCGTGCTGTACTCACACCGATGATGGTCACCGAGTTCTCAGTCTCCACCAGCGACAATGGCCACTCCTGGACCAGCGTGCAGGAGAAGGGAGCTCGCGGGGAGAAG ATCTTTGAAGGAAACGGTGAACACGACCAGGAGATGGTGAACCTGTTCGACCCGCCTCTTTTTGCGCGTTATGTTCGGGTTCACCCGAAGGGATGGGCGAACGACATCGCCCTCCGACTGGAGTTTCTGGGCTGTGACACACAACAACGGCTCTAG
- the slc30a9 gene encoding proton-coupled zinc antiporter SLC30A9, mitochondrial, with protein sequence MFPGLAHRPWPLLRRVCLQRRVPCPGPLLFFYTGRDVAGPGGPAVAVTCGARVRFYSTAGSGKDVPAKRPPAEAAGAAKGGPSEQKPQGLSKVESIQVKVRAVLKKREYGSKYTKNNFITAVRAMNEFCLKPSDLEQLRKIRRRSPHDDTEAFTVFLRSDVEAKALEVWGSHEALTRETNLRKEVEREYKENIFRNQQLLKEYKDFWGNTKPRSGKRATFLQGPGKVVMVAICINGLNFFFKLLAWVYTGSASMFSEAIHSLADTANQALLALGISQSVRNPDAIHPYGFSNMRYIASLISGVGIFMMGAGLSWYHGIMGLLHPQPMESLLWAYCILAGSLVSEGATLLVAINEIKKSAHKHGLSFYEYVMQSRDPSTNVVLLEDAAAVLGVVLAAGCMGLTSLTGNPYYDSLGSLGVGTLLGTVSAFLIYTNTEALLGRSIQAEHMQKLTEFLESDPAVRAIHDVKATDIGLSKVRFKAEVDFDGRVVTRSYLEKQDIEQILNDIQQVKTPEELEAFMLKHGENIIDTLGAEVDRLEKELKQRNPEVRHVDLEIL encoded by the exons ATGTTCCCCGGCCTGGCACACCGACCCTGGCCGCTCCTCCGCAGGGTCTGCCTGCAGCGGCGGGTCCCCTGCCCCGGGCCACTACTATTCTTTTACACCGGACGCGATGTCGCCGGCCCGGGCGGCCCTGCCGTGGCTGTGACGTGTGGTGCCCGGGTCCGCTTCTACTCCACGGCCGGCTCCGGGAAAGATGTACCGGCCAAGCGGCCTCCTGCTGAAGCCGCAG GTGCAGCCAAGGGGGGACCCTCTG AGCAGAAACCTCAAGGACTGAGCAAAGTAGAATCCATCCAAGTGAAAG TCCGAGCCGTCCTGAAGAAGAGGGAGTACGGAAGCAAGTACACCAAGAACAACTTCATCACGGCGGTACGGGCCATGAACGAGTTCTGCCTGAAGCCCAG CGACCTGGAGCAGCTGAGGAAGATCCGGCGCCGCAGTCCGCACGACGACACGGAGGCCTTCACGGTGTTCCTGCGCTCGGACGTGGAGGCCAA GGCGCTGGAGGtctggggcagccatgaagccCTCACCAGGGAGACCAACCTGAGAAAAGAAGTCGAGCGAGAATACAAAGAGA ATATTTTTCGGAATCAGCAGCTGCTGAAAGAATATAAGGACTTCTGGGGCAACACTAAG CCTCGGTCGGGCAAGAGAGCCACCTTCCTCCAGGGGCCAGGAAAGGTGGTGATGGTGGCGATTTGCAT AAACGGCCTGAATTTCTTCTTCAAGCTGCTGGCGTGGGTGTACACTGGATCAGCCAGCATGTTCTCAGAAGCCATCCACTCCCTCGCTGATACAGCCAATCAG GCTCTTCTTGCTCTCGGCATCAGTCAGTCCGTCAGGAATCCAGACGCCATTCACCC GTACGGTTTCTCCAACATGCGCTACATCGCGTCGCTCATCAGCGGCGTCGGCATCTTCATGATGGGCGCAGGGCTGTCCTGGTACCACGGCATCATGGGACTCCTGCATCCGCAGCCAATGGAGTCGCTTCTCTGG GCTTACTGTATTTTGGCAGGATCTCTGGTCTCTGAAGGAG CAACACTGCTGGTAGCCATAAACGAGATCAAGAAGAGCGCCCACAAACACGGACTGTCCTTTTACGAGTACG TGATGCAGAGTCGTGACCCCAGCACAAATGTGGTCCTGCTGGAGGATGCCGCTGCGGTCCTCGGTGTGGTCTTGGCTGCGGGGTGCATGGGCCTGACATCCCTCACAG GAAATCCGTACTACGACAGTCTGGGTTCTCTGGGCGTAGGAACGTTGCTGGGTACGGTATCGGCGTTCCTCATCTACACGAACACCGAGGCGCTGCTGGGCCGCTCCATCCAGGCCGAGCACATGCAGAAGCTGACCGAGTTCCTGGAGAGTGACCCTGCTGTCAG GGCGATTCATGACGTGAAGGCCACAGACATCGGGCTCAGCAAAGTGCGCTTCAAGGCGGAGGTGGACTTCGATGGACGGGTGGTAACTCGCTCGTACCTGGAGAAGCAAGACATCGAGCAGATTCTCAAC GACATCCAGCAGGTGAAAACCCCCGAAGAGCTTGAGGCCTTCATGCTGAAGCACGGCGAGAACATCATTGACACTTTAGGGGCTGAAGTGGACCGCCTGGAGAAAGAACTCAAG CAACGCAACCCGGAGGTACGGCACGTTGATTTGGAGATCCTGTGA